The sequence below is a genomic window from Actinomycetota bacterium.
GGACGCTGACCGCATCGCAACGTGGCAGGACCCGGTCGAGAAGCGCATGGTGTTCGCGGCCTCGCGTTGGACCCAGGCCGAACTCGCAGAGCAGGTCCCGTGGCTCTTCGAGGACACCGCCAATCGCATGGTGATACGAGGCGAAACTCCCAACCCAGGATGAGACTGAGCTCGGTACTCCCGAACTCGTTGGCCTCGGGCGACCACATGTGTGCACATGTGAAGCCGCCCAGGCCTGTGACAGCGGCCAGGGGAAGTCAGTTGCTCACAATCTCCCTCGCTCTGGCCGCGATCATGACGGAAAGTTCTGACTTCAAAGGACTTTGCTCTTGCGCCGGTACATGTCTGCGTCGGCATTGCGGATGAGTTCGTCAAAAGGTTGGAATCTTGGGTCGATGGCGGCGCAGCCGACAGTGACGCGTGCTGTCCAAATGGCAGTGCCTAGGTGTTGTTTGTTGAGTTGGTCACTGATGCGGTTTTGCATGGTATCGGGGTCGGATGCTGTGCCCAGGCCGATGACCACGAACTCATCTCCTCCCCAGCGACACGCGAGGTCCTCCGCGCGTACGACGGCGCGGATAGCTTGGGCTATTGCCGTGATGAGCGCGTCGCCGGCCTCGTGCCCGTTGGTGTCGTTGAACAGTTTTAGCCGGTTAATGTCGATGAACATCGCTGCAACCGGGGTTCCTTGGCGGGCAGCCAGGGCGAGCAGCTGCTCGGTTCGGTCTTCCAGTCCGTGCCGGTTGAACAGTTTGGTGAGCGGATCTCGAGTGGCAAGTGCTGCCTGCTGAGCCAGAGCGCGGGCGAGGTCGTCAACGCCGCGGATGCGCGCCCACAACAGCACCAAGCTGATGAAGAAGGCGGCCAGGGAAGTGAAGATCCAATCACTTGTGGCAAGAGAGTGCAGACTCATTGACACGAGGACGCATCCGATAAACATCGGGATCGCCGCGGTGACGGCGATGACGAAATCGAGGGTGATTGGCGCGTAGGTCGCCACCACGAAAAGCGAGTACGCCAGTCCCGTGGATGAGAAGTTGTTGTTTTCCTGGACCAACAAAGCCCAAACCAACAGCACCGCCAAGGCTGCTGCAGTCCAGGGCACGATCGAGGCTGGCACCCGGCGCGTGCGGTAGATCAAAGCGGCGATCGTCATCACCACAGCCATCATCAACGTCGGGAAGTTCTTGTCGATGCTGGCGTCAGTGCCAATCCTTGAGTTCAGTACAGCGAAGAGCGCGATGATGACAGCTACAGACCCTGCGATACAGGGTGCTTCATCGTGGGCCGTCTTTCGTCGAAAGGCCTTGTACTCGTTCGACGTGAGCGCGTGCGACTCATCAAACCGGGACTGGTGCCAGGGCCACGTGCTGCTCCGACGCCCCATAGTGACGCGAGCATACGGAGGTCTACCTCCAGTGTCACCCAGCCATGCGAATCCCTGTGTCACACGAAATGACGACGAGTCGGGGCTTGTGGCCGATGCGAGCATCAGCGATGACCGAGGGGCAACTCATGCCGGCGTCAGCAGTGAACGTCCAGAGAGCACGCGTTAGACGCAGCGTGAAACCGTCCGCACCCGATCGGACTGTTCGATGCCTTGACCCGGAAATCGCGCTCACGATGGCGGAGGCCCCTACGATCTGGCAGTTCTCGCCCGGTCGCTGCACGGGGCACGTGGGGGCCAGGTCGACTCGGCCGCGCACCGTGAGCATTCCCGGATCGGTGAGTAGCGCCTGGTAGGTCCGCCAGCGTGCAGTCGCGCAGCCATCCGCGCGGGTGAAGGTGGCGGCCACCGGTTCGCCCTGCCACTGC
It includes:
- a CDS encoding GGDEF domain-containing protein yields the protein MGRRSSTWPWHQSRFDESHALTSNEYKAFRRKTAHDEAPCIAGSVAVIIALFAVLNSRIGTDASIDKNFPTLMMAVVMTIAALIYRTRRVPASIVPWTAAALAVLLVWALLVQENNNFSSTGLAYSLFVVATYAPITLDFVIAVTAAIPMFIGCVLVSMSLHSLATSDWIFTSLAAFFISLVLLWARIRGVDDLARALAQQAALATRDPLTKLFNRHGLEDRTEQLLALAARQGTPVAAMFIDINRLKLFNDTNGHEAGDALITAIAQAIRAVVRAEDLACRWGGDEFVVIGLGTASDPDTMQNRISDQLNKQHLGTAIWTARVTVGCAAIDPRFQPFDELIRNADADMYRRKSKVL
- a CDS encoding SSI family serine proteinase inhibitor, whose amino-acid sequence is MNLRKRIVNTSAAAVVLLASMIGSSGPSDAARPTSLLTVTMNWAPELLESWTLQCDPVGGTHPNRFRACALLDSLAAPFAVSPTGMACTMIYSGPERARVVGQWQGEPVAATFTRADGCATARWRTYQALLTDPGMLTVRGRVDLAPTCPVQRPGENCQIVGASAIVSAISGSRHRTVRSGADGFTLRLTRALWTFTADAGMSCPSVIADARIGHKPRLVVISCDTGIRMAG